Within the Halobaculum limi genome, the region GTCGGCTTTCAGGACGCCACCGTCGCGCGGGTGTTCGTCCTCGAATCCGCGATGCCGGCCGCCGTCACGCCGGTCATCCTCGTCGGCGAGTTCGCCGACGACCTCGACATCGGCGGTGTCTCCGTCCCCGAGTACGTCAGCACGGTCATCCTCGTGACGACGCTGATGTCGATTCCGATGCTCACGGGACTGATCGCGTTGTTAGAGAGCGGTGTGCTGGTGTGAGCGCAGACGCCGGCTTGCGGGCCGTTGAACGTGCCTGCCGTCAGTCGTCCGCCGGGACGCCTGCGGGGGGATCGACCACCGACCGCATCCACGTGCCGCGAAGCAGCCACGCGAGGCCGACGATAGCACCGACCACGTCGCCGGCGACGACCGCCCACCAGATGCCCGTCGTGCCGAAGTCGTACACGAACACCGCGGCGTAGGTGACGGGGACGCGAACCAGCCACACCGCCACGAGCGACAGCGCCAGCGCCGTGGTCGTCCGGCCGGCCCCGCGGAACGCACCGCGCGATATCTCGAACACGCCGAGGAACACGAACATCACCGACGCGACCCGGAGGTACGTCGCCGCGTACTCGATGGTCGCGGCGGCGTCCGGCGACCCCGGCGGCAGGAACACCTGCACGATGGGTGCGGGAAACGCCGCCGTCAGCAGCGTCAGCGGGATCATCACCGCCGTCACGACGCCAAGTGCCGCCCGAACGGCCCGCCACGCGCGGTCGGGTTTCTCCGCGCCGAGGTTCTGCCCGACGACGGTGTTGACAGCCTGTGCCAGCCCCATCGCGGGGAGGAACACCAGCGATATGAGGCGGTTGCCGAGGCCGTACGCCGCGACGACCGCCGGCGGGAACGTCGCCACGAGCGCCGTCAGGACGACGAACGCCAGCGAGACGCCCGACTGCTCCAGCGCCGACGGGACGCCGAGGCGGACGACCTTCTTGACGATTCGCGGTTGGGGAACCAGATCGCTGATCTTGACCGCCGGTCCGGCGGGCGTGCCGAACAGGACGTACCAGCCGACGACCGTAGCGACCGCCCGCGAGATGAGCGTCGCCCACGCCGCGCCCTCGATCCCCAGCGCGGGGAACGGCCCCCACCCGAAGATGAGGAACGGGTCGAAGACGACGTTGATCGCGACGGAGATCACCATCACGCGAAGCGGAGCGCGGGTGTCGCCGTAGCCACGCATCAGCGAGACGAACACGAAGAAGCCGAACAGGAACGGCGTCGCGAGGAAGAACACCCGCATATACGCCGCCGCCAGCGGGACAATATCGGTCGCCGTCTGCGCGTCGGCGGGGATGAGTGACAGCGCCGGGCCGACGGCGACGTAGCCGAGGGCTCCGAGCACCATCGCGACGAGCATCACGAACCCGAGCACGGTCCCGGCGACCTTCCCGGCCTCGCGGTCGCTTCCGCCGCTCGCAGCGCTCGCGCCGGTGTGCTGGGCGACGAGGATCGCACCCGCGGCGGTGAAGCCGCCGCCGACGCTGATGAACAGGAAGACGATGGGGAACGCCAGCGAGAGCGCCCCGACCGCGTCCGCGGAGAGCCGACCCAACCAGAAGGTGTCGGCGACGTTGTACGCCACCTGGAGGAGTTGGATGAGCACGAGCGGCCACGCGACCCGCAACATCGGCCGGAGGAGGTCCCCCTCGACGAGATCCGAGCCGTTCGCTGCCGAAGGAGAATCGGTCATACTCCTACGAAGCGAAGGTGGGTCTTGAACGCTTCTCACCCGTGATACCACTCACCACGCTCTCGGCGGGCACTTCGCGTGCGACCTGTCGGATCGTGTACGTCAGTCGACTAGGTTCGCCGGCGTCGACTGCCACGCTGAGCGACCGCCGTGACGACGGCGCTTACTCCTCGGACGTCGCGGCCGTCGGCACGTCGAAAGCGTTCGCCTCCGCGCGAATCCGCTCGGCGTCGAGCGTCTGGTGGCCGCCGGCGGCCTCGTCGTACACCACGTCGCCGTCGACCATCGTGAACCGAACGTCGTCACCGTGAGCGGCGAACACGAGATGACTGATGGGGTCGTGGACCGGCGTCGCCCGGGTGAGGTCCGTGTCGATGCCGAGGACGTCCGCAGTCCACCCCTCTCGGATCGCCCCTACTCGCTCGAATCCGGCCGCGCGTGCGCCGTTGAGCGTCGCCATCCGAAGCGCGGTCGCGGCGTCGACGGCGGTGGGGTCGAACCCGTCGACCTTCGCGAGAAGGCTCGCCTGCTTGAGTTCGGTGAACGGATCGAGCGTGTTGTTACACGGCGGGCCGTCGTTGCCGAGGGCGACGTTGATGCCGCGGTCGAGGTAGTCCTCGACGGGCGCGATCCCTGACGCGAGTTTCATATTGGAACTCGGGCAGTGGGTGACGTGTGTGCCCGTCTGCGCGATGATGTCGCGTTCAGCCTCGTCGGTGTGGACGCAGTGTGCGAGGATCACGTCCTCGCCGGTGAGGCCGACCTCGTGGAGGTATTCGACGTTTCGCTGGCCGGTCCGCTCCTCGACGAGTTCGATCTCGTCGGTGTTCTCCGAGGCGTGGGTGTGGATACGGACGCCGTCGTAGGCGTCGGCGAGTTCGCGACACCCGCGCAGGCACTCGTCGGTACAGGTGACGGCGAAGCGTGGCGTGACGGCGTAGCGAATCCGGCCGTCGGCCGCGCCGTGGTACTTCCAGATGTGGCCCTCGGACTCCGCGAGCGCCCGCCCCGTGTCCTGCCGGAGGCCGTCGGGAGCGTTCGTGTCCATCAGCACCTTCCCGGCGCGGGCGCGGATACCCGAGTCGATGGCCGCCTCCAGCGCCTCCCCAGCGTGGTGGACCGAGAGGTGGTCGATGACGGTCGTCACGCCGGACTCGAGACACTCCAGATAGCCGAGTTCCGCCGCGAGGCGCATCCCCTCGGCGCCGAGGCCGCCCTCCATTGGGAGGACGTGGTCGTGCAACCAGTCGAGCAGCGACACGTCGTCCGCGATACCGCGCCCGAGCGACTGGACGGAGTGGACGTGCGCGCCCACGGTTCCGGGCGCGACGATGCCGAACTCGCGGCGCTCGTGGTCGGGGTAGCGGTCGACAAGCATCGACTCGTCGCCGACAGCAGTGATAGTGTCGTCCTCGACGACCACCGCACCGTCCTCGATGACGGTGTCGGGGTCGGCGACGACGGTTCCGGCGAGTAGCATTGTCCCGACGTGGCTCTCACGTGGTCGTACAAAGGCGTGTGGATCGGAGGCGGGAACTTTCAGTCGGTCCCGAGCCACCGACGGACTGTCCGGATCCCGACGAACCGGGGAACAGACCGACGATACGCCTCGTAGGCGTCTCCGTACTGCTCGCGGAGCCACGGTTCCTCGACGAACACGCTGAGCAGCATCCACGCGACGCCGAGGACGGCGAGCACACCCGCCGTAGGCGCGGCCGTCGCGAGCGCGTAGCCGACGAATAAGCCGACGAACCCGACGACCTGCGGGTTCCGGCTGTAGTGATACGTCCCGCCGGTGACCAACCCCTCCGCACGCCCTCGCGTGTTCTCCTCACCGAGGTCAGCCCGGGTGAGCGTAACGAACGCCACTGCCGCGAGAACGCCGCCGGCGACGCGCACGGCTGCGGGAACTGATACGCCCCCGAACCCGACGCCGCCGGCCACGAGAAAACAGACGAAAAACGTCCGCGAGCAGACGAGGTACGCCCGTCGAAGTCCGTCGTCGTCGCCCGGCGGCCACACTCTGAACCCCGGAACGACGAGGGTCGCCACGAGACCGACGAGCACCGTCGTCGCGGCGACGACGCCGACGCCAGCGACAAGTCCGGCCACCGTTGACACGATGTCCATAGGGAAGGGCTGGATGTCCCCCCCAATAAGTGTTGTATATCTGTCTGTTCTGTCTCTCCATCCGGCCGTCGGACTCGCGTGGTAGTTGACGTACTGGTATTTCTCCTCAGCGCGCGTACTGTGCGGTATGACCAACATCTCCGTCACGACCGACATCGCGGCCCCCGCTGCCCTGGTGTACGAGGTGCTCACCGACTTCGACGCCTACCCCGAGTGGAACGAGTACACGCGCATCGACGGCGTCGCCGCGGCGGGTGAGCGACTCGCCGTCGCTCCGGGCCCCGCCGCGGGGTCGGCGCCGACGTTCCGCCCGACGGTGAAACAGGCCGACGGCTCGCAACTCCGCTGGATCGGTCACCTGTGGGTGCGCGGCCTGTTCGACGGCGAACACCGCTTCCGCGTCGAAGCGGTCGACGACGACACCGCACGACTGACGCAGGACGAGCGATTCACCGGCCTCCTCGCTGGACTGCTGTTCCGGCGCTACGGCGACGACTGGCACGCCAACTTCGCCGCCGTCAACGAGGCGCTGAAAGCCCGTGCGGAGTCGCTGGCGGCCGAGCGCTCGGACGACGCGACCGCGACGGCCTGATCCGTCGCGCAGACCTCCTTCTCTCACTTCGATCCGTGTCCTTTAGCCCGGACCCACCGAACACGGCCAACGTATGACAATCGGCTTCATCGGCGGCAGCGGAATCTACGAGGCGCTCCCGCTCCGCGACACCCGTACCGAGGAGGTAACGACACCGTTCGGCGAACCGTCTGCTCCCTTGGAGATCGGTGAGTTCGGCGACACCGGTCGCGAGGTCGTGTTCCTGCCGCGCCACGGTCCCGACCACCAGCGCTCGCCGACGGACCTCCCGTACAAGGCGAACATCCACGCGCTGAAGCAGTCGGGCGTCGAGTACATCATCGCCAGCAACGCTGTCGGGTCGCTGAAGGAGGAACTGCCGCCACAGACGCTCGTCATTCCCGACCAGATTTACGACCGGACCAAGAACCGCGATCTCTCGTTCTTCGGTGACGGCATCGTCGTTCACCAGCCGTTTACGCGGCCGTACTCCCCGAAACTGGCCGACCACCTCGCCGACGCCGCCGAGCGTGCACTCGACAGCATCGACTCGGAGTCGGACGTCGTCGACGAGGGGACGTACGTCTGCATCGAGGGCCCGCAGTACTCCACGAAGGCGGAGTCGGAGTTCTACAAGTCGCAGGGGTGGGACCTCGTCGGGATGACCGCCATCCCTGAGGCGAAACTCGCTCGCGAGGCGGAGATGGCGTATGCGACGGTCGCCGGCGTCACCGACTACGACGTGTGGAAGCAGGACGCCGAGGTGACCCTGGAGGAAGTGTTGGAGAACGCCGCCGCCAACGAGGAGGCGATCAAAGAGACCGTCGAGGAAGCCATCCGCACGTTCCCCGAAGAACTGGACTGCGAGGCGCACGGGTCGCTGGAGGGCACCATCAACACGCCCGCGGAAGCCGTTCCCGAGGAGACGCGTGAGCGCGTCGGCATCTTCGTGGACCAGTACCTCGACGAGTAAGCGCGACGTTCCGAACGTTACTAGCTGTGAGTCTCGGCGCCGTCGGACGGTGGAGTTCGTCGCCAGTACCGAGCCACGAGTATCGAGACGACGAACATCAACACGGTGAACGCGATGATTCCACCATCTACGCCCGACGCCGGAAACGCTCCGGTGGCGACGAACAGGGCGATGTTGACGTTCCGTCCGGCAGTTCCGAGGGCAAGCACACGCCGACTCTGCGGGGTCGGCCCTCCCAAGAGCCACCCGATGCCGATGGACACGAACACGAACAACGTCAGGAGGAGGATCGCTCCCGTCCCGAAGAGGACCGCGAACACCTCGACGATTCGGGGCAAGCCGAGGAGCGCGATGATGCTGAGGGCTATAGCCAGCGCGAGATTGGCGAGAGCCGCTATCGGGCGGGCGAGACGGTCGGCAAGTGCAGGGCGCCGTGTTCGAACGGCGATGCCCGCGATCATCGGTGCGAGGAGTACGACACTCAGTGGGACCAGAAGTCGCCGCGGGGAGAAGTCGGACTCGACGCCGAGGATGAACAACAGTACGGCGACGAACAGCGGGACGGTGGCCACGGCCACGAAAGTCAGCGCCGCCGTCAGTCGAACCGCTTCGTGAGAGTCCTGCCCGGCCATCCCTACCAGCAGCGGGATGAACGGAGCGCCGGGGGCGACGGCGACCAGCACGAGCGTGATTGCGAGCGGCTGTGGAAGCTGGAACACGATTCCAAACAGCGCTGCGGCGAGTGGGACGAATAGCAAGTTCGCGAGGACCCATCGCAAGACGAGATTGTACTCACGAGTCGTCCGGAGGACGTCGCCAGGTGTCAGTTGGATCCCGAACTGTGCCATCAGGGCGATGAGTCCCACTGTCGCGGCGACCCCCTGAATCGTGAGGAGGAGACCGATGAGCGACTCGAACATCTCTGACACGCCGGCTACCATCAGACGCACCTCACGGTACTCTCCTCGCGCTGTCGGTCGGCCGTCCTCCCCGAAGCAGACAGGCACCAGTTCCCTGCCGCACCGGAAGTCGGACTACTGCAGTCGGTGGCTCGTCGAACGGATCTGGACACAGTCATCCACCATCACGACACGGAGGTGCGCACGCAGGCGTTGACTCGGGGACGAGCGAGCACCGCTCGACACCGCTGCAGACACTCGTTCGTGTCGGTTATATAACTCGTGGAGTGGAGTTAACGGTCGCCCCCGATTACAGGCCGCAGCGAACGGACCCGTCCCGTCGCATCCTCGCTCGGCTACTCGAGAAGAGCCGTGTCGGTTTAGTCCGCCGTCGCCTCGTCGCCCGCGGCGGCCATCGACACGTCGCGCACCCACAGGTCGCCGAACAGGTCGTCCTGTTCGAGCGTCACCTCGCCGCGGTGCGCGAGGAAGAGCAAGGCGAGGTACGTCATCACGGCGGTCGTGCCCACGTCCGACACCTCACGGAACAGCACTTCCGCCCGGCCGCGGTCGTACTGCGGGCGGAGGCGGCCGCGGACGTCGTCGATGACAGCCTCGATATCCTCCTCGTGGGTCGTGCCCGTCACGTCTTCCTCACCCGGTTCGCCCTCCCGGCGAAGGCTGTCGGCGTCGTGGTACTCCAGCGTCTGCGTCCCGCGTGAGAAGCCCCGGGGCGACGCGCTGGTGTCGTACTGGCGCGACTCCTTCCACCACGTCCCGCGTTCGGCCTCGCGGAGTTCCCGCACGAGTTCGTCGAGCGTCTCGGGCGACCCGCGCGTGCTCTTGCGGTCGAGGCGGCGGTCCATCTCGTCTTCGAGGGCGTCGATCGGATCGAACCCGTCGTCGATGGGGCCGTCGTCGCGCATTGCGGCGTCGTCTTGGAAGGCGGCCTCCCACGGTTCGATCTCCTCCTCTGGGTCCTCGTCGTCGGCCGCGAGCATATCGTCCGATTTCATCCGCAGGAGGACGCTCGCGTAGAACAGCGCTCGACCACCTGTCCGCAGGTCGGTCTCGTCGAGGCGGTCGAGGAACGCGTCTGTCACCTCGACCACGTCGATGTCCCACGGATCGATCTCACCCTCCTCGGCGAGGTTGACGAGCAGTTCCACGGGCTCGACCTCGTCGTCGTCGGTCTCGTCGGGGTGGGCGATGTCGATGTCGTCGGGCGTCTCAATCATCCGCCTGCACCTCCGGGACGGGTTCGCCGTCCTCACCCAACTGGATGCCCGTGACGGCGGAGATGTTGTCCGACTGCATCGTCACGCCGATGGCACGCTCCGAGCGTTCCAACAGCGCCGAGCGGTGGCTGACGACGACGAACTGCGCGTCGCCCGCGAGGTCGTGGACCATCTCGCCGACACGCTCGGCGTTGACCGCGTCGAGGAAGGCGTCCACCTCGTCGAGTGCGTAGAACGGCGCGGGGTTGTGCCGCTGGATGGCGAAGATGAACGCCAGCGCAGTCAGCGACTTCTCGCCGCCCGACATCGCGTCCAGTCGCTGGACGGGTTTGTCCGCCGGCTGAGCTTTCATCGTCAGACCACCTTCGAAGGGGTCGTCGGGGTCTTCGAGGACGAGTTCGCCCGTCCCCGCCGACAGTCGCTGGAAGATATCGGTGAACTGCTCGTCGATGGCCTCGAACGCGTCCATGAATGTCCGCTTCTTCTGTGCCTCGAACTGGTCGATGCGATCCTCGATGGCCTCTCGCTCCTCGACGAGAACGTCACGACGCTCCTGCAGATCGTGCAGGTCGGATTCCACGTCGTCGTACTCGTCGATGGCGAGCATATTAACCGGCTCTAAGGCCTCCATCTCGCCTTCCAACCGTTCGATCTCCGACTCGACCGTATCGTGGTCGGGAATCTCGTCGGGGTCGTACGCACCGACCTCCTCTTCGAGCGAGTCGATCTCCCACTCCAGCCGTTCGGCCGCCTCCCGAAGCGACTCCAGTTTCGAGACGACACGCTCGACGTCGGCCTCTTGGTCGTCTCGGGCGGACTTCGCCTCCCGAAGCGACTCCTTCACCGCCTCGCGGTCCTCCTTGAGGTCCGCGAGTTCCTCCTCTAACTCCGCGATGGCGTCGCGCTTCGCCTCCAGCGTCTCCTCTTTGTCGGCGATCTGGGCTTCGAACTCCTCGATCTGCGCTTCGGCGTCGGCCTTCTTCGCCTGCGCCTCCTCGACGGTGTCGTGGTGGTCGTCGATGGCGTCCTCGGCGTACTGCTTCTCCAGTTGGAGTTGGTTGAGGTCGCTGTCGAGGTCGTCCATCCGGGCTTCGACGTCCTCGATCTCCCCGCGAATCTCGTCGGCACGGGCGGAGAGTTCCGGGATCTTCGAGTCGGCCAGTTCCGTCTCCAACTCCTCGATGTCCGCCTCCATCGCCGCAATCTCCTCGTCGGCGTCGTCGATCTCGGCGTCGAGGTCGGTCATCTCCTCGTCGACCGACTCGCGTTCCGCGCGGAGTTCGTCAAGGCGGTCCTCCAGTTCGTCGATCCGGTCTTCCTCGTCGGCGAGTTTCTCGTTCGCTCGCTCGATGTCGGACTCGATGTCTCGGACCTTGTCAGCGGCGTCAGAGGCACGCGAACGGGCGTCCTCTAGGTCGGCGTCAACGTCGCTGATCTCGGATTTCAGTCGCTGACGCTCGTCTTCCAGGTCGTGTATCTCCTCGGCGACCCGCTCCAACTTCCCCTTGCCGGACTTCGAGAAGGAGTAGCGCGACCCGCCGCCCGACCCGCCGGTCATCGCACCGGACTTCTCGACGAGGTCGCCGTCGAGCGTCACCATCCGGTAGTTGCCCATCAGGTGGCGCGCAGTCTCCATGTCCTCGACGACGAGCGTCGACCCGAGGACGTACGAGAAGATGCCCTCGTACTGTGGATCGTAGTCGACGAGGTTGCGGGCGAAGTCGACGACGCCGGGGTCGTTCGGGAGCGACGGAAGCCGCCGGTTGTCCATCTCCGTGATCGGGAGGAACGTCGCACGGCCCGCGTTCCGCTGTTTCAGGTAGTCGATGCAGTCGGAACCCACGCTGTCGTCGTCGACGACGACGTTCGCGAGGCGGCCGCCAGCGGCCGTCTCACAAGCCTTCGCGTACTGCCCGGGCACCGACGCGAGTTCGCCGACCGGCCCGTGGACGCCCGAGAACTGCGCGTTCGTTACGGTCGTCACGGCCCGCGGCCACGACGTGTCGCCGGAGTCGCCCGCCCGCGCTTCCAGTCGTGAGTACTCTTGCTGTTTCTCGCGGATGTCCTCCTCGACGCCCTCCAACTCCTCGCGGTACTCCGCTTTCTCCGCCCGCAGATCCTCGATGACGCCGTCGATGCTCGCTTTGTTCTTCTCGGCTTTGTCGAGTTCCGAGTGGAGGTTCGACACGCGCTGGTTCAGCGACGGGATCGACTCGCGGGTCTCCTGGAGTTCGTCCTCCACGTCACCGATCTCGTTCGAGCGACGGCGGGCGTCGTCGAGGAGGCGGTCTTTCTCGCGCTGAAGTTCGTTCTTCTCCGAGCGGAGGTCCTCCAGACGTTCCTTCTTCTCCGCGAGCGTCTCTTTCAGTTCGTCGAACTCGGTGTCGACGTCGTCGATTTCGGCTTGCACCTCCGCGAGGTCGCTGCGCTTCGTCGTCAGCGTCGACTTGAGATTCGCCTTCTCGACTTTCGTCTCGCGGATCTCCGACTCGAGTTCTTCGACTTCCTCGCTTTTCTTGTCGATGGCGACGAACGCCTCGCGACGTTCGTTCTCGGCGGTGTCGAGACGCTCTTCTTGATTCTCGATCTTCCCCTCGAGGCGGGAGACCTCGCCTTTGATCTCCTCGATCTCGGATTTGATCGCGATCTGTTCGTCCTCGCCTTTGCGTTCGATCTCTGCGTTGATCTCGTCGAGGTCGGACTGGAGGTCGTCGACTGTCGCCTGTCGCTCGTCGAGTTCCGCGCGCAACTCCTCGAGTTCGGCCTCCCGCGACTCCATCGACTCGCGGGTCTCCTCGAGGTCCGCGCGTTTGTCCTCCAACTCCGCGGCCTTCAGGTAGCCCTCGTACTCCTGTTTCTCGTCGCGCAGGTCCTGGTACTGCAGCGCCGTCTCGCGTTCGTCCGCGAGTTGGTCGAGGCGGTCCTCCTTCTCCTCGATCCGGAGGTCGGCCTCGTCGATGCGCTCCTCGACCGTCTCCAGTTCACCGAAGGC harbors:
- a CDS encoding MATE family efflux transporter, which gives rise to MTDSPSAANGSDLVEGDLLRPMLRVAWPLVLIQLLQVAYNVADTFWLGRLSADAVGALSLAFPIVFLFISVGGGFTAAGAILVAQHTGASAASGGSDREAGKVAGTVLGFVMLVAMVLGALGYVAVGPALSLIPADAQTATDIVPLAAAYMRVFFLATPFLFGFFVFVSLMRGYGDTRAPLRVMVISVAINVVFDPFLIFGWGPFPALGIEGAAWATLISRAVATVVGWYVLFGTPAGPAVKISDLVPQPRIVKKVVRLGVPSALEQSGVSLAFVVLTALVATFPPAVVAAYGLGNRLISLVFLPAMGLAQAVNTVVGQNLGAEKPDRAWRAVRAALGVVTAVMIPLTLLTAAFPAPIVQVFLPPGSPDAAATIEYAATYLRVASVMFVFLGVFEISRGAFRGAGRTTTALALSLVAVWLVRVPVTYAAVFVYDFGTTGIWWAVVAGDVVGAIVGLAWLLRGTWMRSVVDPPAGVPADD
- a CDS encoding 5'-deoxyadenosine deaminase; translated protein: MLLAGTVVADPDTVIEDGAVVVEDDTITAVGDESMLVDRYPDHERREFGIVAPGTVGAHVHSVQSLGRGIADDVSLLDWLHDHVLPMEGGLGAEGMRLAAELGYLECLESGVTTVIDHLSVHHAGEALEAAIDSGIRARAGKVLMDTNAPDGLRQDTGRALAESEGHIWKYHGAADGRIRYAVTPRFAVTCTDECLRGCRELADAYDGVRIHTHASENTDEIELVEERTGQRNVEYLHEVGLTGEDVILAHCVHTDEAERDIIAQTGTHVTHCPSSNMKLASGIAPVEDYLDRGINVALGNDGPPCNNTLDPFTELKQASLLAKVDGFDPTAVDAATALRMATLNGARAAGFERVGAIREGWTADVLGIDTDLTRATPVHDPISHLVFAAHGDDVRFTMVDGDVVYDEAAGGHQTLDAERIRAEANAFDVPTAATSEE
- a CDS encoding methyltransferase family protein, which produces MDIVSTVAGLVAGVGVVAATTVLVGLVATLVVPGFRVWPPGDDDGLRRAYLVCSRTFFVCFLVAGGVGFGGVSVPAAVRVAGGVLAAVAFVTLTRADLGEENTRGRAEGLVTGGTYHYSRNPQVVGFVGLFVGYALATAAPTAGVLAVLGVAWMLLSVFVEEPWLREQYGDAYEAYRRSVPRFVGIRTVRRWLGTD
- a CDS encoding SRPBCC domain-containing protein, producing MTNISVTTDIAAPAALVYEVLTDFDAYPEWNEYTRIDGVAAAGERLAVAPGPAAGSAPTFRPTVKQADGSQLRWIGHLWVRGLFDGEHRFRVEAVDDDTARLTQDERFTGLLAGLLFRRYGDDWHANFAAVNEALKARAESLAAERSDDATATA
- the mtnP gene encoding S-methyl-5'-thioadenosine phosphorylase; translation: MTIGFIGGSGIYEALPLRDTRTEEVTTPFGEPSAPLEIGEFGDTGREVVFLPRHGPDHQRSPTDLPYKANIHALKQSGVEYIIASNAVGSLKEELPPQTLVIPDQIYDRTKNRDLSFFGDGIVVHQPFTRPYSPKLADHLADAAERALDSIDSESDVVDEGTYVCIEGPQYSTKAESEFYKSQGWDLVGMTAIPEAKLAREAEMAYATVAGVTDYDVWKQDAEVTLEEVLENAAANEEAIKETVEEAIRTFPEELDCEAHGSLEGTINTPAEAVPEETRERVGIFVDQYLDE
- a CDS encoding bile acid:sodium symporter family protein — encoded protein: MVAGVSEMFESLIGLLLTIQGVAATVGLIALMAQFGIQLTPGDVLRTTREYNLVLRWVLANLLFVPLAAALFGIVFQLPQPLAITLVLVAVAPGAPFIPLLVGMAGQDSHEAVRLTAALTFVAVATVPLFVAVLLFILGVESDFSPRRLLVPLSVVLLAPMIAGIAVRTRRPALADRLARPIAALANLALAIALSIIALLGLPRIVEVFAVLFGTGAILLLTLFVFVSIGIGWLLGGPTPQSRRVLALGTAGRNVNIALFVATGAFPASGVDGGIIAFTVLMFVVSILVARYWRRTPPSDGAETHS
- a CDS encoding segregation/condensation protein A, producing the protein MRTANPSRRCRRMIETPDDIDIAHPDETDDDEVEPVELLVNLAEEGEIDPWDIDVVEVTDAFLDRLDETDLRTGGRALFYASVLLRMKSDDMLAADDEDPEEEIEPWEAAFQDDAAMRDDGPIDDGFDPIDALEDEMDRRLDRKSTRGSPETLDELVRELREAERGTWWKESRQYDTSASPRGFSRGTQTLEYHDADSLRREGEPGEEDVTGTTHEEDIEAVIDDVRGRLRPQYDRGRAEVLFREVSDVGTTAVMTYLALLFLAHRGEVTLEQDDLFGDLWVRDVSMAAAGDEATAD
- the smc gene encoding chromosome segregation protein SMC, with protein sequence MHIKELVLDNFKSFGRPTRIPFYEDFTVITGPNGSGKSNIIDGVLFALGLARTRGIRAEKLTDLIYNPGYEDGDGPPGAREASVEVVLANDDGTLDRSQVVTAAGSDDVGDVEEITIKRRVKETEENYYSYYYLNGRSVNLSDIQDLLAQAGVTPEGYNVVMQGDVTDIINMTPHERRGIIDEIAGVAEFDAKKEDAFGELETVEERIDEADLRIEEKEDRLDQLADERETALQYQDLRDEKQEYEGYLKAAELEDKRADLEETRESMESREAELEELRAELDERQATVDDLQSDLDEINAEIERKGEDEQIAIKSEIEEIKGEVSRLEGKIENQEERLDTAENERREAFVAIDKKSEEVEELESEIRETKVEKANLKSTLTTKRSDLAEVQAEIDDVDTEFDELKETLAEKKERLEDLRSEKNELQREKDRLLDDARRRSNEIGDVEDELQETRESIPSLNQRVSNLHSELDKAEKNKASIDGVIEDLRAEKAEYREELEGVEEDIREKQQEYSRLEARAGDSGDTSWPRAVTTVTNAQFSGVHGPVGELASVPGQYAKACETAAGGRLANVVVDDDSVGSDCIDYLKQRNAGRATFLPITEMDNRRLPSLPNDPGVVDFARNLVDYDPQYEGIFSYVLGSTLVVEDMETARHLMGNYRMVTLDGDLVEKSGAMTGGSGGGSRYSFSKSGKGKLERVAEEIHDLEDERQRLKSEISDVDADLEDARSRASDAADKVRDIESDIERANEKLADEEDRIDELEDRLDELRAERESVDEEMTDLDAEIDDADEEIAAMEADIEELETELADSKIPELSARADEIRGEIEDVEARMDDLDSDLNQLQLEKQYAEDAIDDHHDTVEEAQAKKADAEAQIEEFEAQIADKEETLEAKRDAIAELEEELADLKEDREAVKESLREAKSARDDQEADVERVVSKLESLREAAERLEWEIDSLEEEVGAYDPDEIPDHDTVESEIERLEGEMEALEPVNMLAIDEYDDVESDLHDLQERRDVLVEEREAIEDRIDQFEAQKKRTFMDAFEAIDEQFTDIFQRLSAGTGELVLEDPDDPFEGGLTMKAQPADKPVQRLDAMSGGEKSLTALAFIFAIQRHNPAPFYALDEVDAFLDAVNAERVGEMVHDLAGDAQFVVVSHRSALLERSERAIGVTMQSDNISAVTGIQLGEDGEPVPEVQADD